One genomic region from Terriglobus aquaticus encodes:
- a CDS encoding carboxypeptidase-like regulatory domain-containing protein — MNPFQSVSARRTGMRSLCLSAVLLAPAAAPLLFSPAALAQTGGQAGIQGTVTDLSGAVIPNATVTITNQETKVVTTKTSSGAGLFEAAPLIPGTYTVEVTAQGFQTFRQENLTIDALRLTGLNPKLTIGSTDQTVTVTAAPPALETTNATLGGTIENDVYESLPVPQNGQQRDPTAFATLLPGAQGGARAPIIGGTGNYLAELSVDGLPLTTINQQGDNRTVLNSIPIEAIDQFQVLTSTPPVEYQGAGLLNFTLKSGTAQYHGLAAAFFRNTAFDTWGYTPKFATGRDANGNVTPARKPYENQNEIVGSAGGPIPFLKKKGFFFFSYDRFHGRNGITPGLLTVATNQMRQGDFSQLLAANGGPGYAIYDPTTQAACTANSTTGACRYQFGYGPGGTRGAAGNPVRLGSPNVIPANEISPIAAYMQSFLPGTINNNITNNVLTGVPTGYDNWEYVGKLDFDLTSKQRLSTAFTQGKRLNVPYTVGANPTLPLPYTNGAFADVAIHIHTLEHAWAISDRMTNQFRFGYVNMGGPPVQNVTTRNSAYSATAAGITNLPPGLSSAAFPGAAFSGANAQTTWTANGASAATYTSVSHTFTVKDNFNYVIGQHNLTAGFQWQDLEINASTYDGPSGVVPVTYAVNETANLNNGAYAANSGYSYASFLLGAPQSTSLTIQSFGILGGRYKPFAPYFSDNWKVRPNLTLDLGLRWDYLPTYTEAKDRWSFLNPNLTNAITGNPGEIQFAGDHGAGVSCQCRTPVHNYFGNYGPRVGFAWQVHPTTVFRGGASILYTHGGGTGGRAGAATGGGQLGYSSNPSFQDSTNGPAFYLNNSPYFQQIGLANTRFGGPTYNLPTPLGPVAAAQTLNTGNYLSNGAYVAPGGVTYVDPYLSGRAPTVYSFNFGFQQALSNSLTVTANYAGTIAHFLLTGGSNARGYWANQMNPVYTAALGPLLASDNKTPLLNAPATAANLAIATRAVPGINVPAAIAAAANGAGGSNIRMEQVLVAFPQYASTSGGNVTDIWGQNVGNNSYNSFQLTLAQRPWKGLSYTLNWTFSRNIGDDGTFRSGFDIPAAAVSNGKNWKADRIERGLTTVNTPENLALYGYWDLPFGKNKYFDGNRVASALLGGFQFSEIFRYTSGTPVAVTWACSPTGVAGVNPGNGQCMPDLNPNYNPKSARINGSFGSGISGQNLSAVKYIDSNAFQTPPQLNTSGSGIYQIGGAPRTAPFNLRNPSSYNLDASLKRSFPLVGERTKLTLQADAFNVLNNTVFGNLNASWPSTSFGTVSNVANTSRRWQFSGRVTF, encoded by the coding sequence ATGAACCCCTTCCAGTCTGTTTCCGCGCGCCGCACCGGCATGCGCTCCCTGTGTTTGTCGGCCGTGTTGCTTGCGCCCGCCGCCGCGCCTCTGCTCTTCAGCCCCGCCGCCCTCGCGCAAACCGGTGGCCAGGCCGGCATCCAGGGCACGGTCACCGACCTGTCCGGCGCTGTCATTCCCAATGCCACCGTGACGATCACCAACCAGGAAACCAAGGTGGTGACCACCAAAACCAGTTCGGGCGCCGGCCTGTTTGAGGCGGCACCGCTGATTCCAGGCACGTACACAGTCGAGGTCACGGCGCAGGGCTTCCAAACCTTTCGCCAGGAAAACCTGACCATCGACGCCCTGCGGCTTACGGGACTCAACCCCAAGCTCACCATTGGCAGCACCGATCAGACCGTCACGGTGACCGCGGCTCCGCCCGCGCTGGAGACAACCAACGCGACGCTCGGCGGCACCATCGAGAACGACGTTTACGAGTCGCTACCTGTACCGCAGAACGGCCAGCAGCGCGACCCCACGGCGTTTGCCACGCTGCTGCCTGGCGCGCAGGGTGGAGCTCGCGCGCCGATCATCGGCGGCACCGGAAACTACCTTGCGGAGCTCTCCGTCGATGGCCTTCCGCTGACCACCATCAACCAGCAGGGCGACAATCGCACCGTTCTCAACTCGATCCCGATCGAAGCCATCGATCAGTTCCAGGTGCTCACCAGCACGCCGCCTGTTGAGTACCAGGGCGCGGGCCTGCTGAACTTCACCCTCAAGTCGGGCACCGCGCAGTACCACGGCCTCGCTGCAGCCTTCTTCCGCAACACCGCGTTTGACACCTGGGGCTATACGCCGAAGTTCGCCACCGGTCGTGATGCGAATGGCAACGTGACTCCTGCCCGCAAGCCTTACGAGAACCAGAACGAGATCGTCGGCTCCGCAGGCGGACCCATCCCGTTCCTGAAGAAGAAGGGCTTCTTCTTTTTCAGCTATGACCGTTTCCACGGCCGCAACGGCATTACGCCCGGCCTCTTGACGGTTGCGACGAACCAGATGCGCCAGGGCGACTTCAGCCAATTGCTGGCGGCGAACGGCGGCCCCGGCTACGCCATTTACGATCCCACAACGCAAGCGGCTTGCACCGCCAACAGCACGACCGGTGCTTGCCGCTACCAGTTCGGGTACGGCCCGGGTGGCACGCGTGGAGCGGCGGGTAACCCGGTGCGCCTTGGCTCCCCGAACGTGATCCCTGCGAACGAAATCTCTCCGATCGCTGCCTACATGCAGAGCTTTCTGCCGGGCACGATCAACAACAACATCACCAACAACGTGCTGACCGGTGTACCGACCGGCTACGACAACTGGGAGTACGTGGGCAAGCTGGACTTCGACCTCACGTCGAAGCAGCGGCTGTCTACGGCGTTTACGCAGGGCAAGCGCCTGAACGTGCCCTATACCGTTGGTGCGAACCCGACGCTGCCGCTGCCGTACACGAACGGCGCGTTTGCGGACGTGGCGATTCACATCCACACGTTGGAGCATGCGTGGGCGATCTCGGACCGCATGACGAACCAGTTCCGCTTCGGTTACGTGAACATGGGCGGACCGCCAGTGCAGAACGTGACCACGCGCAACTCGGCGTACTCGGCAACCGCGGCCGGCATCACCAACCTGCCGCCGGGCCTGTCGTCAGCCGCATTCCCGGGTGCGGCATTCAGCGGCGCTAATGCGCAGACCACGTGGACGGCGAACGGTGCAAGCGCTGCAACGTACACCAGCGTCTCGCACACCTTTACCGTCAAAGACAACTTCAACTATGTCATCGGTCAGCACAACCTGACTGCCGGCTTTCAGTGGCAGGATCTGGAGATCAACGCCTCCACCTACGACGGTCCTTCGGGCGTTGTGCCCGTCACTTACGCCGTGAACGAGACGGCAAACCTGAACAACGGCGCCTACGCGGCGAACTCCGGCTACTCGTATGCCAGTTTCCTGCTGGGTGCGCCGCAGTCCACCTCGCTGACGATCCAGTCGTTCGGCATCCTGGGCGGTCGGTACAAGCCATTCGCTCCGTACTTCTCGGATAACTGGAAGGTGCGCCCGAACCTGACGCTCGACCTTGGTTTGCGTTGGGACTACCTGCCCACCTACACGGAGGCCAAGGATCGCTGGTCCTTCCTAAATCCGAATCTGACCAACGCGATCACCGGCAACCCGGGCGAGATTCAGTTTGCGGGCGACCATGGCGCCGGTGTCTCGTGCCAGTGCCGTACCCCTGTACACAACTACTTCGGCAACTACGGCCCGCGTGTTGGCTTTGCGTGGCAGGTGCATCCCACCACGGTCTTCCGTGGCGGCGCGTCCATCCTCTACACGCACGGCGGCGGTACTGGCGGCCGTGCGGGTGCGGCCACAGGCGGCGGTCAGCTCGGCTACTCGTCGAACCCCAGCTTCCAGGATTCAACGAACGGCCCTGCCTTCTACCTGAACAACAGCCCGTACTTCCAGCAGATCGGCCTGGCAAACACCCGCTTTGGCGGACCGACCTACAACCTGCCCACGCCGCTGGGACCGGTTGCTGCGGCGCAAACGCTGAACACGGGCAACTACCTGAGCAACGGCGCCTACGTTGCACCGGGTGGCGTGACCTACGTGGACCCGTACCTTTCGGGCCGTGCGCCGACGGTCTACTCTTTCAACTTCGGCTTCCAGCAGGCGCTCAGCAACAGCCTGACGGTCACCGCGAACTACGCCGGCACCATCGCGCACTTCCTGCTGACCGGCGGATCCAACGCGCGCGGCTACTGGGCCAACCAGATGAATCCCGTCTACACGGCGGCTCTGGGCCCACTGCTCGCCAGCGACAACAAGACGCCGCTGCTGAACGCACCGGCAACCGCGGCCAATCTTGCTATCGCAACTCGTGCCGTCCCGGGCATCAACGTGCCCGCGGCGATTGCTGCGGCGGCAAACGGTGCGGGCGGCTCCAACATCCGCATGGAGCAGGTGCTGGTCGCCTTCCCGCAGTACGCCTCAACTTCCGGCGGCAACGTCACGGACATCTGGGGTCAGAACGTCGGCAACAACAGCTACAACTCGTTCCAGTTGACGCTGGCGCAGCGGCCCTGGAAGGGGCTCAGCTACACGCTCAATTGGACGTTCTCGCGCAACATCGGCGATGACGGCACCTTCCGTAGCGGCTTCGACATTCCGGCAGCAGCGGTGAGCAACGGCAAGAACTGGAAAGCCGATCGCATCGAGCGCGGCCTGACGACCGTAAACACGCCGGAGAACCTGGCCCTCTACGGCTACTGGGATCTGCCGTTTGGCAAGAACAAGTACTTCGACGGCAACCGTGTCGCCAGCGCGCTGCTCGGTGGATTCCAGTTCTCTGAAATCTTCCGCTACACGTCGGGCACGCCTGTGGCGGTCACGTGGGCCTGCTCACCCACCGGCGTGGCGGGTGTGAACCCCGGCAACGGCCAGTGCATGCCGGACCTGAACCCGAACTACAACCCGAAGTCCGCGCGCATCAACGGCAGCTTCGGCTCTGGCATCAGCGGGCAGAACCTGTCGGCGGTCAAGTACATCGACAGCAACGCATTCCAGACGCCGCCGCAGTTGAATACCAGCGGCTCGGGCATCTACCAGATCGGCGGTGCGCCGCGAACGGCTCCCTTCAACCTGCGGAATCCAAGCAGCTATAACCTGGACGCTTCGCTCAAGCGCAGCTTCCCGCTGGTGGGCGAGCGCACCAAGCTGACGCTGCAGGCCGACGCCTTCAACGTGCTCAACAACACCGTCTTCGGCAACCTGAACGCAAGCTGGCCTTCCACCAGCTTCGGTACCGTGTCGAACGTGGCCAACACCTCGCGGCGCTGGCAGTTCTCAGGTCGCGTAACTTTCTAA
- a CDS encoding glycoside hydrolase family 2 TIM barrel-domain containing protein, translating to MRHFLQQHRNWILRGIGPAACVLLALPCKADAKRSPDSCSARAITFDGDWRFQRGDQDGAEQPGYTDAAWQTVATPHDWAIAGPFDAANPSRGQGAFAPMGVGWYRKHFSLPLGCGTHAVVQFDGVMANSTVWINGHQLGHRPSGYSSFRYDMTEWLHKDAGADNVIAVRADNAQQPSSRFYQGAGIYRHVHLFVLPAMHITGWSTVVRTTALSADSATLTVEAGTHNEADRPVVARARITLLDPDGRVAAQAFAGDSTPVPVGGSPVLSATLTVAHPQRWDLAHPALYRARFDLLDGDRVIQMEEVPFGIRDAHFEAATGFWLNGRNLKIKGVALHSDVGALGVAAPLSLWEHRLRAMQSMGVNAIRTAHNVVAPEFLDLCDRLGLLVLDEYFDVWTVAKNPFDYHLYFRDWYLRDTRDGVRRDRNHPSIIAWSAGNEIHDTPHPEIALPILKSLVEEYHRADPTRPVTQALFRPNVSHDYQDGLADLLDVVGQNYRPNEILAAHADKPSRKILGTENIHDRATWLAVRDNPPYSGMFVWAGTDYLGESRRWPLIGDSEGLFDRTDWPKPDALEHESWWAEHPVVHVVRRIAPQPLAPTDPGYEAEQYRPRQVVFADWSPRDRSPHTEAVEVYSNCASVSLLLNGKMLETPKPLPADAAPRTWSVPFAPGTLTARCVDTAGTLDTLRTANVPARLRLTLETPPPGTGFDQVAIVRVTVVDRNGTPVPEAALPLHFSVEGAATLLATDNADNVYSGPFPQPDRATLDGRAVAFVRRSAATGRARLLVQASGLPVAVLNLGALGPH from the coding sequence GTGAGACATTTCCTGCAACAGCATCGCAACTGGATCCTGCGGGGCATCGGTCCCGCAGCGTGTGTGCTGCTCGCTTTGCCATGCAAAGCAGATGCGAAGCGCAGCCCAGACTCGTGCTCCGCTCGCGCCATCACGTTCGATGGCGACTGGCGCTTTCAGCGCGGTGACCAGGACGGTGCGGAGCAGCCCGGCTACACGGACGCGGCATGGCAGACCGTGGCCACGCCGCATGATTGGGCCATCGCCGGCCCGTTTGACGCAGCGAATCCTTCGCGAGGTCAGGGCGCGTTCGCACCCATGGGTGTGGGCTGGTACCGCAAGCACTTCAGCCTGCCGCTGGGCTGCGGCACCCACGCAGTTGTGCAGTTCGACGGCGTGATGGCGAACAGCACGGTCTGGATCAACGGTCACCAGCTCGGACACCGGCCAAGCGGCTACAGCAGTTTCCGTTATGACATGACGGAGTGGCTGCACAAAGATGCCGGCGCGGATAACGTGATCGCGGTTCGGGCCGACAACGCACAGCAGCCCTCGTCGCGCTTTTACCAGGGTGCCGGCATCTACCGCCACGTGCATCTGTTTGTTCTGCCGGCCATGCACATCACCGGCTGGTCCACTGTGGTTCGCACCACTGCTCTGTCTGCCGACAGCGCAACGCTCACCGTGGAGGCCGGGACGCACAACGAGGCAGATCGGCCCGTGGTTGCGCGCGCTCGCATCACCCTGCTGGATCCAGACGGCCGCGTGGCGGCGCAGGCCTTCGCGGGCGACAGCACGCCGGTTCCCGTGGGTGGATCGCCCGTGCTTTCCGCTACACTCACGGTCGCTCATCCGCAGCGCTGGGACCTTGCGCATCCTGCTCTGTATCGGGCTCGTTTCGATCTGCTGGACGGCGATCGCGTTATCCAGATGGAAGAGGTGCCGTTCGGCATTCGCGATGCTCACTTCGAAGCTGCGACCGGATTCTGGCTTAACGGGCGCAACCTGAAGATCAAGGGAGTCGCGCTGCACTCCGACGTTGGCGCGCTCGGCGTGGCGGCACCGCTCTCCCTGTGGGAACACCGTCTGCGTGCCATGCAGAGCATGGGGGTCAACGCGATTCGTACCGCGCACAACGTAGTTGCGCCGGAGTTCCTTGACCTGTGCGACCGGCTCGGCCTGCTGGTCCTCGACGAGTACTTCGACGTTTGGACCGTGGCCAAAAACCCCTTCGACTACCACCTGTACTTTCGCGACTGGTACCTGCGTGACACCCGCGATGGTGTACGCCGCGATCGCAATCATCCCAGCATCATCGCGTGGAGTGCGGGCAACGAGATTCACGATACGCCGCATCCTGAGATTGCTCTTCCTATTCTCAAGTCGCTGGTGGAGGAGTATCACCGGGCCGATCCCACGCGGCCGGTCACGCAGGCACTCTTTCGCCCCAACGTTTCGCACGATTACCAGGACGGCCTAGCCGACTTGCTGGATGTCGTCGGCCAGAACTACCGGCCCAACGAAATCCTTGCTGCTCACGCAGACAAGCCGTCCCGCAAGATTCTGGGAACGGAGAACATCCACGACCGCGCCACATGGCTTGCAGTTCGTGACAATCCACCGTACTCGGGCATGTTCGTGTGGGCCGGTACAGACTACCTCGGCGAAAGCCGCCGCTGGCCCTTGATCGGCGACAGCGAGGGTCTGTTCGATCGCACTGACTGGCCGAAGCCCGATGCGCTGGAGCACGAGAGCTGGTGGGCGGAGCACCCCGTTGTGCACGTGGTTCGGCGGATCGCACCGCAGCCGCTCGCACCCACGGATCCCGGCTATGAGGCAGAGCAATACCGGCCCAGGCAGGTTGTGTTTGCCGACTGGTCGCCGCGCGATCGATCGCCGCACACCGAAGCGGTCGAGGTGTACAGCAACTGCGCCTCGGTGTCGCTGCTGCTGAACGGCAAGATGCTCGAAACCCCAAAGCCCCTGCCTGCCGATGCCGCGCCCCGCACCTGGTCGGTCCCGTTCGCGCCGGGAACGCTGACGGCACGCTGCGTCGATACCGCAGGCACGCTGGACACTTTGAGAACCGCTAACGTTCCCGCTCGCCTTCGCCTCACACTGGAAACACCACCGCCGGGCACCGGCTTTGACCAGGTTGCAATCGTGCGCGTCACGGTTGTGGACCGCAACGGCACACCCGTGCCCGAGGCTGCGCTGCCACTGCACTTCAGCGTCGAGGGCGCGGCCACGCTGCTCGCCACCGACAACGCTGACAACGTGTACAGCGGCCCCTTTCCACAGCCTGATCGCGCAACATTGGACGGCCGCGCCGTCGCGTTTGTGCGGCGAAGCGCAGCGACCGGCCGGGCGCGGCTGCTGGTGCAGGCGAGTGGCTTACCTGTTGCGGTGCTCAACCTCGGCGCGCTTGGTCCGCACTAA
- a CDS encoding rhamnogalacturonan acetylesterase: MVFRSRFVLACGVVLFAMGGAAAAQTFVCGKARGAERPLTAATRYASGSAGFDLVASPTVQNGACSATGSFYFSAPLAEGNYRVEVELGGPEAAVTTVKAEARRLMLLNVHTAAGAHTVERFAVNIRTTALPGGGNVRIKPREVGSLRWDDKLTLEFAGTHPSVRRITVTPAPSIPTVYLAGDSTVVDQDKEPWAAWGQVLPLFFTDAIAVANHAESGETIASSESELRFQKIFSTLRRGDYLFMQFGHNDQKPGKGYVPAATTYSDLTRKYVAMARERGATPVLVTSMNRRTFDSDGHITDTLAPYPQTVRSLAEETHSTLIDLNACSKTLYEAVCEPHSRELFVYAPANTYPDQPEALHDDTHFNSFGAYELARCVVRGIQQSDLPLRKSLRSGVAVFDPAHPDAPSAATIPASPAVAVQTPYGR, translated from the coding sequence ATGGTTTTCCGGTCCCGGTTCGTGCTGGCGTGCGGTGTGGTTCTTTTTGCGATGGGCGGCGCTGCCGCGGCACAGACGTTTGTGTGCGGCAAGGCCCGCGGGGCTGAGCGCCCGCTGACCGCAGCTACGCGTTACGCGTCCGGTTCCGCCGGCTTCGACCTGGTTGCTTCACCTACGGTGCAGAACGGTGCGTGTAGCGCGACCGGTTCGTTTTACTTCTCCGCTCCGCTCGCAGAGGGCAACTACCGCGTCGAGGTGGAACTGGGCGGTCCCGAGGCAGCGGTCACCACCGTGAAGGCCGAGGCACGCCGGCTAATGCTGCTGAATGTGCACACGGCGGCCGGGGCGCACACCGTCGAGCGCTTTGCCGTGAACATCCGCACGACGGCCCTGCCCGGCGGTGGCAACGTTCGCATCAAGCCGCGCGAAGTAGGCAGCCTGCGCTGGGATGACAAGCTGACATTGGAGTTCGCGGGGACGCATCCCAGCGTGCGCCGCATCACCGTCACGCCCGCGCCGTCGATCCCGACCGTGTACTTGGCCGGGGATTCCACTGTGGTCGATCAGGACAAAGAACCATGGGCTGCGTGGGGGCAGGTCTTGCCGCTGTTCTTCACCGACGCCATTGCGGTGGCCAACCATGCGGAGTCGGGAGAGACCATCGCGTCGTCTGAAAGCGAACTTCGATTCCAGAAGATCTTCTCCACGCTGCGGCGCGGCGACTACCTGTTTATGCAGTTCGGCCACAACGATCAGAAGCCCGGCAAAGGCTATGTGCCGGCGGCCACTACCTACAGCGATCTGACGCGCAAGTATGTCGCCATGGCCCGCGAACGTGGCGCCACGCCGGTACTGGTGACCAGCATGAACCGGCGCACCTTCGACAGCGACGGTCACATCACGGACACGCTTGCGCCGTACCCGCAAACCGTACGCTCCCTCGCGGAAGAAACGCACAGCACGCTCATCGACCTGAACGCCTGCAGCAAAACGCTGTACGAGGCGGTGTGCGAACCTCACTCGCGTGAGCTCTTTGTCTACGCTCCCGCCAACACCTACCCGGACCAGCCCGAGGCGTTGCACGACGACACGCATTTCAACAGCTTTGGAGCCTACGAGCTGGCGCGGTGCGTGGTGCGTGGCATCCAGCAGTCGGATCTGCCGCTACGAAAATCGCTTCGATCGGGAGTTGCAGTCTTCGATCCCGCACACCCCGACGCACCTTCTGCGGCTACGATCCCCGCAAGTCCCGCAGTTGCAGTACAGACGCCGTACGGCCGGTGA
- a CDS encoding glycoside hydrolase family 43 protein — protein MRHWKRLWWACASWTGVLACMGAHAQSNVELGKLGWYADPEAHVFAGQYWIYPTSSDPGTAPRPASDFNPQQQKLREGHVIHPVYLLHTSLDAFSSPDLVHWTRHKDVLDVRNVPWAAYAIWAPSAVYRNGKYYLFFAANDIQKTDTFAGGIGVAVSDKPGGPFIDALGKPLVGRFENGAQPIDPMVFQDSDGSVYLYYGGQGHCNVARLSSDLLHVIPMQDGTMFREITPANYVEGPFMLKRNGTYYFMWSEGDWGDASYGVAYARSKSPEGPFVRAGKILTTDPKVANGPGHHSVLQIPGTDEFYIVYHRHPLGTTGINQRVLAIDRMRFDATGNILPVAITPDGVPSRPLAPPAR, from the coding sequence ATGCGACACTGGAAGCGGCTTTGGTGGGCATGTGCATCGTGGACGGGTGTGCTGGCCTGCATGGGGGCGCACGCCCAAAGCAATGTCGAGTTGGGCAAGCTGGGCTGGTATGCCGATCCGGAAGCGCACGTCTTCGCGGGACAGTACTGGATCTATCCGACCTCGTCCGACCCAGGCACCGCACCGCGCCCGGCCAGCGACTTCAACCCGCAGCAGCAGAAGCTGCGCGAAGGGCACGTCATCCATCCCGTGTACCTCTTGCACACATCGCTGGACGCGTTCTCCTCGCCCGACCTGGTGCACTGGACTCGCCACAAGGACGTCCTCGACGTACGCAACGTGCCTTGGGCGGCCTATGCCATCTGGGCGCCCAGCGCGGTCTATCGCAACGGCAAGTACTACCTGTTCTTCGCAGCCAACGACATTCAGAAAACCGACACCTTCGCCGGCGGCATCGGCGTGGCCGTAAGCGACAAGCCCGGTGGGCCGTTCATCGATGCCTTGGGCAAGCCACTCGTCGGCAGGTTTGAGAACGGCGCGCAGCCGATCGATCCCATGGTCTTCCAGGATAGCGACGGCTCCGTGTACCTCTACTACGGCGGCCAGGGGCACTGCAATGTGGCGCGCCTGTCCAGCGACCTGCTGCACGTGATTCCGATGCAGGACGGCACCATGTTCCGGGAGATCACGCCCGCGAACTACGTCGAGGGTCCGTTCATGCTGAAGCGAAACGGCACGTATTACTTTATGTGGTCCGAGGGAGACTGGGGCGATGCCAGCTATGGAGTGGCTTACGCCAGGAGCAAAAGTCCTGAGGGGCCATTCGTGCGTGCGGGCAAGATCTTGACCACCGATCCCAAGGTGGCCAACGGCCCGGGGCACCACTCCGTGTTGCAGATCCCGGGTACGGACGAGTTCTACATCGTCTACCATCGCCACCCACTCGGCACCACCGGCATCAACCAGCGTGTGCTTGCTATCGATCGCATGCGCTTTGACGCCACCGGCAATATTCTGCCGGTCGCGATCACACCGGACGGGGTTCCATCACGACCGCTCGCCCCTCCCGCACGATAG
- a CDS encoding glycosyl hydrolase gives MPTCTQCLATLTFAMAVTAPQAQTATQAPAWLRLTMPTASTVASEWITPPPQYGPEPYYGLAGAAGTVTLDTVGHDLDTMHALGFRAVTLQWSTGTGTQYLSPEWFAFFRQVVAEAKRRDMRIWIVDDAGYPSGFAGGRFTREHPELRMQALVATRTEIRPGTSFDAPIPANLVAISAVSDAGETQTVPVQAAHAHWAAPATGTWTVVAVTHDFRTSPTRSDTNPSRAKDGSQSLEDYLDPAATAQYLQFTHEAYAKAVGDEFGKTILGFRGDEPDYSIGGLPWTPKFFDTFQRVKGYDVRPYLPALLARRDASHGQPAATIPVATPQQQRVRADYYDVFSRMFRDGFFAPQSEWCAAHGLAYQVHLNHEELQIDLAHSEGDYFRDFAPVQIPGVDAIWHQIGRDTVSDFPRFASSAAHVYGKPLAFTESFAAWRPEPDIALARYAINEQLVRGINLFEMMYYPATQTGTDRGGPPAYMRDAGFPALALYTRRLSYVLALGHPAAHVALLQPREALWTGDHRADDLFVSMERALSEQQIDFDIVDEDAVASGMRLERGSFVSQSGNRYSAILVPRAGLLPSAAAERLRRFAADGGKLIFLGDKPAGMAARNYRDAAAFPMASFASAPVIAVDLPPVPTPPQFPPATPPAPMPISPELAKVLRSADPHPAMELAKPDAAVRLLHRTLADADVFLLFNESSTEVTNRAVLHSPGTRVERWDAETASIAALQDAKPGANGLQVSLHLAPYEAELLVVRR, from the coding sequence GTGCCGACGTGCACGCAATGCCTTGCAACCCTGACCTTCGCGATGGCAGTCACGGCGCCGCAGGCGCAGACCGCAACGCAGGCTCCGGCTTGGCTGCGGCTGACCATGCCGACAGCCTCCACGGTTGCGTCCGAATGGATCACACCGCCACCGCAGTATGGTCCGGAGCCGTACTACGGCCTGGCCGGTGCGGCGGGCACCGTCACGCTGGATACGGTTGGCCATGATCTGGACACCATGCACGCGCTCGGGTTTCGCGCCGTTACGCTGCAGTGGAGCACAGGAACCGGCACGCAGTATCTTTCGCCGGAGTGGTTCGCTTTCTTCCGACAGGTTGTTGCGGAAGCAAAGCGCCGCGACATGCGCATCTGGATCGTCGATGATGCCGGCTACCCGAGCGGCTTCGCGGGTGGCCGCTTCACGCGCGAGCACCCCGAGCTGCGCATGCAGGCGCTGGTTGCAACTCGCACGGAGATACGCCCGGGCACCAGCTTCGACGCGCCAATCCCTGCGAACCTCGTGGCCATCTCCGCCGTCTCCGATGCCGGTGAGACCCAGACCGTTCCGGTGCAGGCTGCGCATGCCCACTGGGCGGCGCCCGCCACCGGAACGTGGACCGTGGTTGCCGTCACGCACGACTTCCGCACGTCACCCACCCGGAGCGACACGAATCCCAGCCGCGCCAAGGATGGTTCTCAGTCGCTCGAAGATTACCTTGACCCTGCTGCCACCGCGCAGTATCTCCAGTTCACGCATGAGGCCTATGCGAAAGCCGTCGGCGATGAGTTCGGCAAGACCATCCTGGGCTTTCGTGGCGATGAACCCGACTACTCCATCGGCGGGCTGCCGTGGACGCCGAAGTTCTTCGATACGTTTCAGCGTGTAAAGGGGTACGACGTACGGCCCTACCTGCCGGCGCTGCTGGCGCGCCGCGATGCGTCGCACGGCCAGCCGGCCGCGACGATCCCCGTTGCGACTCCGCAGCAGCAGCGTGTGCGCGCCGACTACTACGACGTGTTCTCCCGCATGTTTCGGGACGGATTCTTTGCACCGCAAAGTGAGTGGTGTGCAGCCCACGGCCTTGCATACCAGGTCCACCTGAACCATGAGGAACTGCAGATCGACCTGGCTCACAGTGAAGGCGACTACTTCCGCGACTTCGCGCCGGTGCAGATCCCTGGAGTCGATGCCATTTGGCACCAAATCGGGCGCGACACCGTCTCCGACTTTCCGCGATTCGCGTCGTCTGCCGCGCATGTGTACGGCAAGCCGCTGGCCTTTACGGAGAGCTTTGCCGCTTGGAGGCCCGAGCCGGACATTGCGCTCGCCCGCTATGCAATCAACGAGCAGCTCGTGCGCGGAATCAATCTGTTCGAGATGATGTACTACCCGGCGACTCAGACCGGAACGGATCGCGGAGGCCCGCCGGCGTACATGCGCGATGCCGGCTTTCCGGCTCTCGCCTTGTACACGCGCCGGCTCAGCTATGTCTTGGCGCTGGGTCATCCCGCGGCACACGTCGCGCTGCTGCAACCGCGGGAGGCACTCTGGACAGGCGATCACCGCGCGGACGACCTCTTCGTTTCCATGGAGCGCGCGCTCAGTGAGCAGCAGATCGACTTCGACATCGTCGATGAAGACGCCGTGGCGTCGGGCATGCGGCTGGAGCGCGGTAGCTTTGTGTCGCAAAGCGGAAACCGGTATAGCGCTATCCTGGTGCCGCGTGCAGGCCTGCTTCCTTCGGCTGCCGCAGAGCGGTTGCGTCGTTTCGCCGCGGATGGCGGCAAGCTGATCTTCCTGGGCGACAAACCGGCAGGCATGGCGGCCCGCAACTATCGTGATGCGGCTGCCTTTCCGATGGCGTCCTTTGCATCTGCACCTGTGATCGCGGTCGATCTGCCGCCGGTGCCCACGCCTCCGCAGTTCCCACCAGCAACGCCGCCCGCGCCCATGCCCATCTCACCCGAACTTGCGAAAGTGCTGCGCTCTGCCGATCCGCATCCGGCGATGGAGCTTGCGAAACCCGATGCCGCGGTGCGCCTGCTGCATCGCACTCTCGCGGATGCAGACGTTTTCTTGCTCTTCAATGAGTCGTCCACTGAGGTCACGAACAGGGCCGTGCTGCACTCGCCCGGCACGCGCGTGGAGCGGTGGGACGCGGAGACGGCCAGCATCGCAGCCCTGCAGGACGCCAAGCCAGGCGCCAACGGACTCCAGGTGTCCTTGCACCTGGCGCCATACGAGGCAGAATTGCTGGTGGTGCGCCGGTGA